A genomic region of Oncorhynchus mykiss isolate Arlee chromosome 2, USDA_OmykA_1.1, whole genome shotgun sequence contains the following coding sequences:
- the wu:fa25f02 gene encoding cell wall protein DAN4 isoform X2 produces MTCDHAVFWKEKSTCFFLTCPNCTNCSSIAVADLIREHETDISVFKRDAKHVPQSSSSVTPSESQHKNPTAHKLTVSNNANQTTQTSALNETGSTSQHSDAGQAPTAGDSPDVLTASIMNAAPLAAPKNDTATTLSETSHKSKVQSPVTTTATSVKLESTTVMTPLAITQIMTITESETTATTTMTTTTTTAMPSTTNTTTTQPTTTKTTIPTTATTIKTTALPSTTTPKTTTTADTPTDEEKKPSPTIPEAPSSQATSGNAMVPSTATAEVSTKRLDEDTNRAIIDVVAGEILTRQLVDTSALLAVLLFGLLFFLVTVVLFLTQAYKSYRRKDYNQVDYLINGMYSDSGV; encoded by the exons ATGACATGTGATCATGCTGTCTTTTGGAAAGAGAAGTCCACCTGCTTTTTCTTGACATGTCCAAATTGCACCAACTGTAGCAGTATTGCCGTCGCTGACCTGATAAGGGAACACG AAACAGACATCAGTGTTTTTAAGAGAGACGCTAAACATGTCCCTCAGTCTTCAAGTTCCGTAACTCCGTCAGAAAGCCAACATAAGAACCCTACTGCGCATAAATTGACAGTCAGCAATAATGCCAATCAAACTACACAAACCTCTGCCCTCAATGAGACCGGCTCTACCTCACAGCACAGCGATGCTGGTCAGGCTCCAACTGCTGGAGACTCTCCTGATGTCTTAACTGCATCTATCATGAAtgcagcacctttggcagctcCCAAGAATGACACAGCAACTACACTATCTGAGACATCCCACAAGTCAAAGGTCCAAAGTCCAGTAACCACCACAGCCACTTCAGTAAAGCTGGAATCTACTACTGTTATGACTCCACTAGCCATCACACAGATAATGACAATAACGGAATCAGAAACCACAGCAACCACCACTatgactactaccaccacaacagcAATGCCatctactaccaataccaccacaacacaaccaactaCCACCaaaacaacaataccaacaactgCCACCACAATAAAAACAACAGCATTACCGTCAACTACCACTCCAAAAACAACCACCACCGCAGACACGCCTACAGATGAGGAGAAGAAGCCGTCACCAACCATTCCGGAGGCCCCCAGCTCTCAAGCTACCTCCGGAAACGCCATGGTTCCTTCAACCGCCACTGCTGAGGTCAGCACAAAAAGGCTGGACGAAGACACCAACAGAGCCATTATAGATGTTGTTGCCGGCGAGATTCTGACTCGCCAGTTGGTGGACACAAGCGCTCTATTGGCTGTTCTGTTGTTTGGCCTCCTCTTCTTCCTAGTTACAGTTGTTCTCTTCCTCACACAGGCCTATAAGAGTTACAGGAGGAAAGACTACAACCAGGTGGACTATCTCATCAATGGAATGTATTCTGATTCAGGCGTTTAA